The following proteins are encoded in a genomic region of Xanthomonas cassavae CFBP 4642:
- a CDS encoding Ig-like domain-containing protein: MRELRWKPFLARHRRWLRVTRRTGVAGLLWACIMLGWSLAVAQEAPIAQPNAMIGEPLFHGLDHPMPPTAVPFAPGGQLTRIYAADVAHGAGQAPGNDFWIDRLLAREGTGGGFDDHNDWLFTRGRAAYLSYHAPDAPGFVGQVAYWHSTDYDALFHIHATLGKRHVQWKERAQQRRQTPSYFTTVFEDAGAGVRMRLVKYITEQNVAVASVVLSSLDGAAHTVSLQAVSPIAPHADGNELTGAFDAYNHITTVFPRLSGDGFHVEGQRLVRDIDIPASGETAPVKVQLGMLTRELPEARAEYTRIAAQTPQQAYQQHVASYNRWWVDNLPYLDTPNENISKSLFYRWWVLRFNFLDANVPGNDYQFPVAIEGVLGYDNAIVLTAGMFVDDLKYLRNPLYAYGTWLSAGETAGGGKYTDNPGSPENWSNSYAQYITAAAWRSMQIHGGPATLAGKLARYGSGDVDGVLAAYDLNHNGLIEYDWAAMTGNDADAVSFDWADQHGQIRMDRTESAYVYANAQAAAQAATLAGDTATAQRMQATARRIRKAVLEVLWQDRSDAPDSVGLYGDLLKHRQADGPRLAVDWKETNNYYPFSVGLMPKQGDADYDPKFVRALRLFADAAQYPLFPFYTANQVDMQARGSGADVGSNNFSTINATVAFRLFGSALRDYPSPYLNAQSYRKLLYWNAWAPFINGDNRYPDQNEFWAKGTAGRGGKIGYRSWIHHTQLGATNFSMIEDAMGFRPRSDGKIELYPIDIGWDHFAADNLRYRDRNLSIVWDRDGSHYGGRVPKGYSVYLDGRLAFCVDRLAHVIYDPASGQVSAAPDAVNRNGAAQVLQAHPVALASMTQVAFAAGTRVAQILAKAGVDVTLPPAHSRNLAQGARVSASFAAAGLPATAAVDGSTASTPFWGTAGSPSASDWIALDLGGTRTLDQVVLYFYRSSSPGGDQNGFPSGTRPGYAAPWIYAVQYQDGSGVWKSVPGQVRDATMAEGNRNRVRFPAIHAAALRVLVTHAGTARTGIKEIQLFDSGLPAPASVGNTPPQVQAWQLDTPGADGAVVVQGRVGDDGLPNGTLQARWRVQQAPEGGDAVFADAAALQTSVRFTRAGHYILRLAANDGALMGHADVQVSAPASRPLQSISLQAMASVSAQLTGMQYRVQALNDGFIPQAGSFPSGSLRWGSYGLDQPATVWLQYQWPRPVRLSSSALYLWNDQPNGGVAAPAGWKLQMLQDGRWQDIVSKSGYPIAAAATGAASTASFAPVVTTALRVVLTTQTTANGHAAIGVDEWQALSELPKQVEAIHLRTAPGQLPTLPQEITAFFADGSVLPVAVQWSELAASRLGREGAVELQGLVEGAIPVKATIWVRATPPGQINTVQPLPTVTAVVGHAPTLPGFVTVQYNDGSRERLPVQWPTLQPARYAQPGELQLTGTAQGRAPTGNVSVPLVVQIKAAAP, encoded by the coding sequence ATGAGGGAGTTACGCTGGAAGCCGTTTCTGGCGCGGCACCGGCGCTGGTTGCGCGTGACGCGGCGCACCGGCGTGGCTGGGCTGTTGTGGGCATGCATCATGCTGGGCTGGTCACTTGCAGTCGCACAGGAAGCGCCGATCGCCCAGCCCAACGCAATGATCGGCGAGCCGCTCTTCCACGGCCTGGACCACCCGATGCCTCCCACCGCGGTGCCGTTTGCGCCCGGCGGACAACTGACACGCATCTACGCGGCCGATGTCGCGCACGGGGCAGGGCAGGCGCCCGGCAACGATTTCTGGATCGACCGCCTGCTGGCCCGCGAGGGAACTGGCGGTGGTTTCGACGATCACAACGACTGGTTGTTTACCCGTGGCCGCGCCGCGTACCTGAGCTATCACGCGCCAGATGCGCCGGGATTCGTCGGGCAGGTGGCGTATTGGCACTCCACCGATTACGACGCGCTGTTCCACATCCATGCCACGCTGGGCAAGCGTCATGTGCAATGGAAGGAGCGTGCGCAGCAGCGGCGGCAGACGCCGAGTTATTTCACGACGGTGTTCGAAGACGCCGGCGCCGGCGTGCGCATGCGGCTGGTCAAATACATCACCGAGCAGAACGTGGCGGTGGCCAGCGTGGTGCTGTCCAGCCTGGACGGTGCGGCGCATACGGTATCGCTGCAAGCAGTCTCGCCGATCGCCCCGCACGCAGACGGCAATGAGCTGACCGGTGCATTTGACGCGTACAACCACATCACGACGGTCTTCCCCCGCCTGTCCGGCGATGGCTTCCATGTGGAGGGGCAGCGTCTGGTGCGCGATATCGACATCCCCGCGAGCGGCGAAACCGCGCCAGTCAAGGTGCAGCTCGGCATGCTCACCCGCGAGTTGCCCGAAGCCCGCGCCGAGTACACGCGCATTGCCGCGCAAACGCCGCAGCAGGCCTACCAGCAGCACGTGGCCAGCTATAACCGCTGGTGGGTGGACAACCTGCCATACCTGGACACTCCCAACGAGAACATCAGCAAGAGCCTGTTCTATCGCTGGTGGGTACTGCGCTTCAACTTCCTCGATGCCAATGTGCCCGGCAACGACTACCAGTTCCCGGTCGCCATCGAGGGCGTGCTTGGCTACGACAACGCCATCGTGCTGACCGCCGGCATGTTCGTGGACGATCTGAAATACCTGCGCAATCCGCTGTATGCCTATGGCACCTGGCTCAGTGCGGGCGAAACCGCGGGCGGTGGCAAGTACACCGACAACCCTGGCTCGCCGGAGAACTGGTCCAATTCCTACGCGCAATACATCACGGCCGCAGCATGGCGGTCGATGCAGATTCACGGCGGGCCGGCGACGCTGGCGGGCAAGCTGGCACGCTATGGCAGCGGTGACGTGGACGGCGTGCTGGCGGCCTACGATCTCAACCACAATGGGCTGATCGAATACGACTGGGCGGCAATGACCGGCAACGATGCCGATGCGGTGTCGTTCGATTGGGCCGACCAGCACGGCCAGATCCGCATGGACCGCACCGAGAGCGCCTACGTGTACGCCAATGCGCAGGCAGCGGCGCAGGCTGCGACGCTCGCGGGCGATACGGCGACCGCACAGCGCATGCAGGCCACCGCGCGCCGCATTCGCAAGGCGGTGCTGGAGGTGTTGTGGCAGGATCGCAGCGATGCCCCCGACTCGGTCGGCCTGTACGGCGATCTGCTCAAGCATCGGCAGGCCGACGGGCCGCGGCTGGCGGTCGATTGGAAGGAAACCAACAACTACTATCCCTTCAGCGTGGGCCTGATGCCCAAGCAGGGCGATGCCGACTACGACCCCAAGTTCGTGCGCGCGTTGCGGCTGTTTGCCGACGCGGCGCAATACCCGCTGTTTCCGTTCTACACCGCCAACCAGGTGGACATGCAGGCGCGCGGCAGCGGCGCCGATGTGGGCAGCAATAATTTTTCCACCATCAATGCCACCGTGGCGTTTCGTCTGTTCGGCTCGGCCTTGCGCGATTACCCCAGCCCATATCTGAACGCGCAGAGCTATCGCAAATTGCTCTACTGGAACGCCTGGGCGCCCTTTATCAACGGCGACAACCGCTATCCGGACCAGAACGAATTCTGGGCCAAGGGTACTGCCGGCCGCGGCGGCAAGATCGGTTATCGCTCCTGGATCCACCATACCCAGCTGGGCGCGACCAACTTCAGCATGATCGAGGATGCAATGGGTTTTCGCCCGCGCAGCGACGGCAAGATCGAGCTGTATCCGATCGATATCGGCTGGGACCATTTCGCCGCCGACAATCTGCGCTATCGCGACCGCAACCTGAGCATCGTCTGGGATCGCGATGGCAGCCACTACGGTGGCCGTGTGCCGAAGGGCTACAGCGTCTATCTCGATGGCCGCCTGGCGTTCTGCGTGGATCGGCTGGCACACGTGATCTACGACCCGGCCAGCGGGCAGGTCAGTGCCGCGCCGGATGCGGTCAATCGCAATGGCGCAGCGCAAGTGCTCCAAGCCCATCCCGTGGCACTGGCGTCGATGACGCAGGTAGCGTTCGCTGCGGGCACGCGGGTGGCGCAGATCCTGGCCAAGGCCGGTGTGGATGTGACGCTGCCGCCAGCGCATAGCCGCAACCTGGCGCAGGGGGCGCGTGTCAGCGCCAGTTTTGCCGCCGCCGGGTTGCCGGCAACGGCGGCGGTGGATGGCAGTACCGCCAGTACGCCGTTCTGGGGCACCGCGGGCTCGCCATCGGCTAGCGACTGGATCGCGCTGGACCTGGGCGGCACGCGCACGCTGGATCAGGTGGTGCTGTACTTCTATCGCAGTTCCTCGCCGGGCGGGGATCAGAATGGCTTTCCGTCCGGGACGCGGCCTGGCTACGCGGCACCGTGGATCTACGCCGTGCAATACCAGGATGGCAGCGGTGTGTGGAAGAGCGTTCCCGGGCAGGTACGCGATGCCACGATGGCGGAGGGCAATCGCAACCGGGTGCGCTTCCCGGCAATCCATGCGGCAGCGCTGCGCGTGTTGGTGACGCATGCCGGTACGGCGCGCACCGGCATCAAAGAAATCCAGCTGTTCGACAGCGGTTTGCCGGCACCGGCGTCCGTGGGCAACACGCCGCCGCAGGTACAGGCATGGCAGCTGGACACGCCGGGCGCCGATGGTGCGGTGGTGGTGCAAGGGCGCGTTGGCGATGACGGCTTGCCCAATGGCACGCTGCAGGCGCGCTGGCGCGTGCAGCAGGCGCCGGAAGGCGGCGATGCCGTGTTTGCCGATGCCGCTGCGCTGCAGACATCCGTGCGTTTCACCCGTGCCGGGCACTACATCTTGCGTCTGGCTGCGAACGACGGGGCGCTGATGGGGCATGCCGATGTACAGGTCAGCGCACCGGCCTCGCGCCCGCTGCAGAGCATTTCATTGCAGGCCATGGCCAGTGTCAGTGCGCAACTCACCGGCATGCAGTACCGCGTGCAGGCCTTGAACGATGGGTTCATCCCGCAGGCAGGTAGCTTCCCCAGTGGCAGCCTGCGCTGGGGAAGCTATGGGCTCGACCAGCCGGCAACAGTGTGGTTGCAGTATCAGTGGCCGCGCCCGGTGCGGCTGTCCTCCAGTGCGCTCTACCTGTGGAACGATCAGCCCAACGGCGGAGTCGCCGCGCCTGCCGGCTGGAAGTTGCAGATGCTGCAGGACGGACGTTGGCAGGACATCGTCAGCAAGAGCGGCTACCCGATTGCGGCAGCGGCGACCGGCGCGGCGAGCACCGCCAGCTTTGCGCCGGTAGTCACCACCGCGCTGCGCGTGGTGTTGACGACCCAGACCACCGCCAACGGACACGCCGCCATTGGGGTGGACGAATGGCAGGCGCTGTCCGAGCTGCCCAAACAGGTGGAGGCGATCCATCTGCGCACGGCCCCCGGGCAACTGCCGACGCTGCCGCAGGAGATCACCGCCTTCTTTGCCGATGGCAGTGTGCTGCCGGTGGCCGTGCAATGGTCCGAGCTTGCCGCCAGCCGCCTGGGCCGCGAAGGTGCAGTGGAACTGCAAGGCCTGGTCGAAGGTGCGATTCCCGTCAAGGCCACCATCTGGGTGCGCGCAACGCCACCGGGGCAGATCAATACCGTGCAGCCGTTGCCGACGGTAACCGCGGTGGTCGGGCATGCACCGACGTTACCGGGCTTCGTCACGGTGCAATACAACGACGGCTCGCGTGAACGCTTGCCGGTGCAATGGCCCACGTTGCAGCCCGCGCGTTACGCACAGCCCGGCGAACTCCAGCTCACCGGCACGGCGCAAGGGCGTGCACCCACCGGTAACGTGTCGGTGCCGCTGGTGGTGCAGATCAAGGCGGCCGCGCCATGA
- a CDS encoding S53 family peptidase produces the protein MHTILAGSERRIAPSTIEAGQPPQDERLRVLLAVRMPALNAAADALLHLQPNTLPIALTRAEFSERFAASATDLQAVADFAARYGLTMEHAHADSGNVILEGTVQQCEAAFQVSLRDYVDGAMRYRGRTGPVSIPQTLGGIVTAVLGLDARPQAQTLPSAPEATASSPPALQATAPAGSEDGPIMQYTPPQLAQLYGFPEHDGQGQCIGIIVLGGGYARAQMAAYFAQLRVPMPTLVDVLLPGATNTVSRGNADADVEAQMDIQIAGAIAPGAKLVVYFAPNTDNGFLEAINAAIHDAEHSPGVIAISWGFTESQWTPQSRQAYNCAFQAAALMGITVCIAAGDDGASDGQPGLNVCFPASSPFVLACGGTRLQVTADSANEQAWANGGGGESRFFARPAWQKDLRITDARHQSRQLGMRGVPDVAANADAQTGYYLSINGQPAVMGGTSAAAPLWAALLARVYGENRMQPHFVLPRLYGRPDAFRDIVAGDNAGFRASTGWDANTGLGVPDGARLTEVLRSD, from the coding sequence ATGCACACGATCCTGGCTGGCAGTGAGCGCCGTATCGCCCCCTCCACCATCGAGGCCGGACAACCGCCGCAGGACGAACGCCTGCGCGTCCTGCTCGCGGTGCGGATGCCGGCATTGAATGCCGCTGCCGATGCGCTGCTGCACCTGCAGCCCAATACGCTACCGATTGCGCTCACGCGCGCAGAGTTCAGCGAACGCTTCGCCGCCAGTGCGACAGATCTGCAGGCCGTTGCCGACTTTGCCGCCCGCTATGGTTTGACGATGGAGCACGCGCACGCAGACAGCGGCAACGTGATCTTGGAGGGCACCGTGCAGCAATGCGAGGCCGCATTCCAGGTCAGCTTGCGCGACTATGTCGATGGTGCGATGCGCTATCGCGGGCGCACCGGCCCGGTATCGATTCCACAGACCCTGGGCGGCATCGTCACCGCCGTGCTCGGGCTGGACGCACGCCCGCAGGCTCAGACGCTGCCCAGCGCGCCCGAGGCGACTGCATCCTCGCCGCCTGCGCTACAGGCCACTGCACCGGCCGGCAGTGAGGATGGTCCGATCATGCAATACACCCCGCCGCAGCTGGCGCAGCTCTACGGCTTTCCCGAGCACGACGGGCAGGGTCAATGCATCGGCATCATCGTGCTGGGCGGCGGCTATGCACGCGCGCAGATGGCCGCCTATTTCGCGCAGCTGCGCGTCCCCATGCCGACACTGGTCGATGTGCTGTTGCCCGGGGCCACCAACACCGTCAGTCGCGGCAATGCAGATGCCGATGTCGAAGCGCAGATGGATATCCAGATTGCCGGGGCAATCGCGCCGGGCGCCAAACTGGTGGTGTATTTCGCGCCCAACACCGACAACGGTTTTCTGGAAGCGATCAACGCCGCCATCCACGATGCAGAGCATTCTCCCGGCGTCATTGCCATCAGCTGGGGTTTCACCGAATCGCAATGGACGCCGCAATCGCGCCAGGCCTACAACTGTGCGTTTCAGGCCGCTGCACTGATGGGCATCACCGTATGCATTGCCGCTGGCGACGATGGCGCCAGCGATGGGCAGCCAGGATTGAATGTCTGCTTTCCCGCATCCAGCCCGTTCGTGCTCGCCTGCGGCGGCACTCGGCTCCAGGTCACGGCCGACAGCGCCAACGAACAAGCCTGGGCGAACGGCGGCGGCGGAGAAAGCAGGTTCTTTGCACGCCCTGCCTGGCAGAAGGATCTGCGCATCACCGATGCACGGCACCAGTCGCGCCAGCTGGGCATGCGCGGCGTTCCCGATGTGGCGGCCAATGCCGACGCGCAGACCGGTTACTACCTGTCGATCAATGGGCAGCCCGCCGTGATGGGCGGCACCAGCGCCGCCGCGCCGTTATGGGCGGCCTTGCTGGCACGCGTCTACGGCGAAAACCGCATGCAACCCCATTTCGTGTTGCCGCGCCTGTACGGTCGACCGGACGCATTCCGCGACATCGTTGCCGGCGATAACGCCGGCTTCCGTGCATCCACCGGCTGGGACGCCAATACCGGCTTGGGCGTGCCCGACGGTGCACGGCTGACGGAGGTGTTGCGATCCGATTGA
- a CDS encoding DUF5597 domain-containing protein, with the protein MRLFARFKPQRRSRVAGLLWSLALLAGNAPLLAAAEELPRLVTKDGRHALFVDGAPYTILAAQLHNSSAWPAVLPKALDDVVALHANTVEAPVYWEQFEPAQGRFDTTNVDALIAGARKRGLRVALLWFGSWKNGQMHYVPEWIKRDEATYPRMRDANGEPVDVLSPHVAANMQADARAFTALMQHLRKVDGDRHTVILVQVENEPGAIGTVRDHGPAGEAAFAQPVPAAIARALGKPQGSWQQLFGAEAAEAFNAYATAAYIEQVAAAGKRVYPLPFYVNAWLRYKGKRYPGMDYPSGGATVNVFALWRAATPSIDFIGTDIYTSDYTEYTKVVGQYARPDNPAWVSETGFEAATAPYLFHVLGQGGVGFSVFGMDGNPDSEANRAAVAAHAANFTLLAPMQRILAQAAFDGRLQAVAEQPGAPQRTLRFGEWEAKVSFGAPMWGDAPPILPGNDDHAGRLLVAQLGPEEFLVTGMAARIEFFRDAADTRHGQLLRVEQGRYVDGRWQMERQLNGDQTDYGLNFGRVDANGNVPVVLRVRVGTY; encoded by the coding sequence ATGCGTTTGTTTGCTCGATTCAAGCCGCAGCGGCGCAGCCGGGTGGCGGGTCTGCTGTGGTCGCTGGCATTGCTGGCTGGCAACGCACCGTTGCTTGCGGCCGCCGAAGAACTGCCGCGCCTCGTCACCAAGGATGGCCGCCACGCGCTGTTTGTCGATGGTGCGCCGTATACCATCCTGGCCGCGCAGTTGCATAACTCCAGCGCATGGCCGGCGGTATTACCCAAGGCATTGGACGATGTGGTTGCCCTGCACGCCAATACGGTGGAAGCGCCTGTGTACTGGGAGCAGTTCGAGCCGGCACAGGGCCGCTTCGACACGACCAATGTGGACGCGCTGATTGCCGGCGCCCGCAAGCGTGGCCTGCGTGTCGCGCTCCTGTGGTTCGGTAGCTGGAAGAACGGCCAGATGCATTACGTGCCCGAATGGATCAAGCGCGACGAGGCGACGTACCCGCGCATGCGCGATGCCAATGGCGAGCCGGTGGATGTGTTGTCGCCCCATGTGGCCGCCAACATGCAGGCCGATGCGCGGGCGTTCACCGCGTTGATGCAGCATCTGCGCAAGGTGGATGGCGACCGCCACACGGTGATTCTGGTGCAGGTGGAAAACGAGCCCGGCGCGATCGGCACCGTGCGCGATCACGGCCCGGCAGGCGAGGCAGCGTTTGCGCAACCGGTACCAGCCGCGATTGCGCGCGCACTCGGCAAACCGCAGGGCAGCTGGCAGCAACTGTTCGGCGCCGAAGCTGCCGAAGCGTTCAACGCATATGCAACCGCTGCGTATATCGAACAGGTGGCCGCCGCGGGCAAGCGTGTCTATCCGCTGCCGTTCTACGTCAACGCCTGGCTGCGCTACAAGGGCAAGCGCTATCCGGGCATGGACTATCCGTCCGGCGGCGCGACGGTGAACGTATTCGCGTTGTGGCGTGCGGCCACGCCGTCGATCGATTTCATTGGTACCGACATCTACACCAGCGACTACACCGAATACACCAAGGTCGTCGGCCAATACGCGCGGCCCGATAATCCGGCCTGGGTCTCGGAAACCGGCTTCGAAGCTGCCACTGCGCCGTATCTGTTCCATGTGCTGGGGCAGGGCGGGGTCGGCTTTTCGGTGTTCGGCATGGATGGCAACCCCGACAGCGAGGCCAACCGCGCAGCGGTTGCAGCCCATGCGGCTAACTTCACGCTGCTGGCGCCGATGCAGCGGATCCTGGCGCAGGCCGCCTTCGACGGCCGCCTGCAGGCGGTGGCCGAGCAGCCCGGCGCGCCACAGCGCACGCTGCGCTTTGGCGAGTGGGAGGCCAAGGTGTCGTTCGGTGCGCCCATGTGGGGCGATGCGCCGCCCATTCTGCCCGGCAACGACGACCACGCCGGCCGGCTGCTGGTGGCCCAACTGGGGCCGGAGGAATTCCTGGTGACCGGTATGGCTGCGCGCATTGAATTTTTTCGCGACGCGGCCGATACCCGTCATGGACAACTGTTGCGGGTGGAGCAGGGGCGGTATGTCGACGGGCGCTGGCAGATGGAAAGGCAGCTCAACGGCGACCAGACCGACTACGGCCTCAACTTCGGGCGTGTGGATGCAAACGGCAATGTGCCTGTGGTGTTGCGGGTGCGGGTAGGGACTTACTGA